CATCTCATCCCGCACCCTcacttacagatggggaaatctGACAGGGACTGCCTTGGACTTGCCAGGTTGTGGGCACTTAAGTTAGTCCCTGACATTGGGACCACGGCACCATTTTGAAGCATGGTGAGCATAgaagtagacattaaaaataaatgaagcacatCGCATTACCAGGAGCATTTAgagcttctccttttttttttttttaatttttaatgtttatttatttttgagagagagacagaggcagagcatgagggggggaggggcagaaagagagggagacacagaatccgtagcaggctccaggccctgagctgttggcacagagcccgacgtggggctcaaacccacagactgtgagtacctgacctgagctgaagtcggacgtttaaccaactgagacacccaggcgccccattttgtTAAGCCAGTCCAAGGGGTAAGTCTTTCACACACACATGTACCAAGGAGATGGGCAAACACCCACACCTGTCCACACAGACCCTTGGGAGCACAGGCACAATTAGCTGGGTATATGGATCTCACATCCTTGCTCTGGACTCAGCCTTAGAATCCCAAAATCTTGGGGGATAGACAGGACATCAGCTGTCATCCAGTTCAATACCCTCCCAGCTGTAGGAATCTCCCCTCCAGCATCCTTTCCAGAGAGTTGGTCTGCCTCTGCTTGAACACTTCCAGTGATGGGGAACTTACTAACGCCATGGGTCGTCCATTCTGATTCAGACAGTGGTGAGCTGAAATGTGCTCCCCTAAAATTTCTGCACACCACTTTTGACCTCTGGAGCCACAGTAAGGCTGCCTTCTGTGTCCCAGGGCAGTCCTTCATGTATTCTTGGCAAGTGCTTATAGCCTCCTCCTATCTTCTTCCAGGTATCTATCCACAGTTCCTTCAACGGGTGCTCGGAGGTTCTCATTTCTAGGTCCCCTCACCGTCCTCTTACCCCTCTCTACAGGGCCTTCAAGGGACCAGTTTGTTATTGGCCTTCTTGAAGCTGGGGCACAGAAGCACAGCTGTGGCCTGATGAGGGCCATGTAGAAGAAGACCATCACTTTCTTTGTTCCACACTTAATACTTCTGTTAATGCAGGCTAAGATCAACATTAGTTTTTCTGGCCAGCCTTCTTTCTCTGCTACTATCAATAAAAAGTCTTAAGTCTTTCCCCTGGGGTGGATGTTGAGTCACTTTTTCTGTGCCCCCTGTTTAGGCTGTTCATTTTCTACCCTTAAGTTCTGGACCTTCTTTTGTCTATACAAATTTGTGCTTTTGGATGTGTCTATAGCTTCATCGGACCCCATTCCTCTGCATCTAGACTCTGGTGgccaagtttttctttctttcttttccccaacaCGTTACATAGTTACTAAGTCCTTAATGCAAAAATACACCAGGTCGGGGCTTGGATGGGctgtgaataaatgaaatatcaaGGTCTGGGTGGGGAGAGATAAACTTGGGTTCTGTCCTCAGAGTAGGCTTGTTGAGAGGGCAGGAAAAGGGTGTACTGAGTTAAGGCCAGGTTGGGAAGCCTGGATTATTCTGAGTTACGGGCCAGACTTTGGACTCCATGAGTTCAGGAAGAGAGGCTAGAGAAATACCTTCCCCACCCAGCCAGTTTATGCCTCACATGCCATCATTTCAGATTCCTTGCTCTGACCTGTATTGCATTGCAATAACACTCAGAGCACTCACCCAAGAATCTGGAGGTCCTGGATTTaagctctgagcctcagtttccctgcttcCTTCATCCCCAGAAAATAGTGGGGATGTATGATAAGCCGTTCTTCGCCTTTGGAAATTAGAGACCCCTTTGAACCTCAGTTGGAAGTTACAGATACTGCTTTACACATACTCAGAAATCTCTAATCCCCTTAGGTAAGATTTCCAAGATTAAAAACACTTTGAGGCCTTCTTGCCTCCATGAGTCTATAGAGTCCAAGTCGTGGATGACCTTGAACAACCGTACACATTTGCACAACACTGTGCAGGACACCCCCACATCCATTCTTCTGTTTGCTCCTCCCAGCGGCCTTAAGAAGGGGCAGAGGCTATCCTCCCAATTTAACACACGAGAAAGCTGAGCTTGAAGGTTTCAAGTTTCCTTTCAGGTCAAACAGCTAGTTAGTGGTTCTTAACTCTACGTAGGGCTCAGTGCCCACAGCTCATGGCTCCACCACATTGTATACGTTATATatctaattatttatatatatatatatatatatatatatatatatatgtacacatatctGTATATGTATCACTTCTGACCTCTGCTCTTAAATATCACCTCTGACCTCAAATATCGAACCTTTCATGGGTTTGGGCTCCGTTCCCAGATCAGCACCATGCCCTATGGGAGCATATGGCCCTACCACCTTTCAGCTCAAAGTGCGTCCCAAGTTTTCTGGGACTTACTCAAGGCCACTCAATGTTTCTTTGTGGAAACTGGAACTATACCCAGAAGGTAGACCCCAGGCATTGGCTCCTTccagagagacaggaagtggcATAGATAATTTCCTTTCACTGGGAAGGGTTTGAATTAAAGCCGGGAAGGGGTACCGAAGGGCCAGGTTGTCAGTGGTGGTGATGGGGCAGGGCAGTGCTGGGAAGTGCCAGGCAGAGGAAAAGCTGAACTTGCCCTCTCATCCTTTCTGCCAGATCAGCAGCGCATCCCACCTTTGTTGGCTGCTGCTGCTTTCCCAGAAGAGGTCCATGTTTGTGGTCTTAGCATCTTCTGCCAGGTCTCATTTcctatctgctcctccccaggaGGTCATGTTCAACCAGCAAGTTAGTTGCGCTGTGAGGGATACAAGGATGCGTCTGATCCAGGGGGCTGGATCCAGGGTACAACCCAGACAAGATACTGTTCCTGCCTTAAGGAATCTCTGGGGATGAATGATGAACATCCCTGCCCTTGAAAAACTTATTGactagagagggacagagacgggGACGCAACGAATTCCGAACGAGGCCAGCTGTGGCATGGCCATAATGGACACTGGGAAGACCACCTGCACGGGAGGGTAACTAATGCTGACTCACAGAATCTGGGGAAAGCTTCCTAGAGGCAACTGCATTTGAGCTAGACTTGGAAGTATGGGGAAGATTTAGATGAGGACAAAGAGCACTCCGGGTGGGGGAATTGCTTGGCATGTGGGAAAGGTGAAGGGGCTTGCTGACCGGACCGTAAGTAGCATATGGCAGGGCATGTGGTTGTGGGGTTCAAAGGCAAGCCGGTGTTTGGCACCAAAGGTTGACATGGGCTTAAAAATAAcagcagtggggcgcctgggtgacgcagtcggttaagcgtccggcttcagccaggtcacgatctcgcggtccgtgagttcgagccccgcggcaggctctgggctgatggctcagagcctggagcctgtttccgattctgtgtctccctctctctctaaaaaaaaaaaaaaaaaaaaaaaaaataacagcagtgTCGGTGAGATGACCCTGActcacgtgtgctctctcccCTTGCAGAGGCCATGTCGCTGAAACATTACCTTCTTTTGCTGGTGGGCTGCCAAGCCTGGAGTGCAGGGCTGGCCTACTATGGCTGCCCAACTGAGTGTACCTGCTCCAGGGCCTCCCAGGTGGAGTGCACTGGGGCACGCATCGTGGCAGTGCCCACTCCCCTGCCCTGGAACGCCATGAGCCTGCAGATCCTCAACACGCACATCACTGAACTCAACGAGTCCCCATTCCTCAACATCTCAGCCCTCATTGCCCTGAGGATTGAGAAGAACGAGCTGTCCCACATCATGCCTGGTGCCTTCCGTAGCCTGGGCTCGCTGCGTTACCTCAGCCTTGCCAACAACAAGCTTCAGGTGCTGCCTATTGGCCTCTTCCAGGGCCTGGACAACCTCGAGTCGCTCCTTCTGTCCAGCAACCAGCTGGTGCAGATCCAGCCGGCACACTTCTCCCAGTTCAGCAACCTCAAGGAGCTGCAGTTGCACGGCAACCACCTGGAATATATCCCTGATGGTGTCTTCGACCACCTGGTGGGCCTCACCAAGCTCAATCTCGGCAAGAATAGCCTCACCCATCTCTCGCCCAGGGTCTTCCAGCACCTGGGCAACCTCCAGGTCCTCCGGCTGTACGAGAACAGGCTCTCAGAAATCCCCATGGGCACTTTTGATGGGTGTGGAAACCTCCAGGAGCTGGCCCTGCAGCAGAACCAGATTGGTATGCTCTCCCCTGGCCTCTTCCACAACAACCGTAACCTCCAGAAGCTCTATCTGTCCAACAACCACATCTCCCAGTTGCCCCCTGGCATCTTCATGCAGCTGCCCCAGCTCAACCGTCTCACCCTTTTTGGGAATTCCCTGAAGGAGCTCTCTCCGGGGATCTTTGGGCCCATGCACAACCTGCGTGAGCTTTGGCTCTACGACAACCACATCACTTCTCTGCCTGACAACGTCTTCAGCAACCTCCGCCAGCTGCAGGTCCTGATTCTCAGCCGTAACCAGATCAACTACATCTCCCCAGACGCCTTCAATGGGCTAGTGGAACTGCGGGAGCTGTCCCTCCACACCAATGCGCTTCAAGAGCTGGACGGGAGTGTCTTCCGCATGCTGGTCAATCTACAGAACATCTCCTTGCAGAACAACCGCCTCAGACAGCTCCCAGGGAATATCTTTGCCAATGTCAATGGCCTCATGACCATCCAGCTGCAGAACAACCAGCTGGAGAACCTGCCCATGGGCATCTTCGAtcacctggggcacctgtgtgagcTGAGGCTCTATGACAACCCCTGGAGATGCGACTCAGACATCCTGCCACTCCGCAGTTGGCTTCTGCTCAACAAGCCCAGGTTGGGGACAGATACTCTCCCGGTATGTTTCAGCCCACCCAGTGTCCGAGGCCAGTCCCTCATCATCGTCAGCGTCAGTGCCGCTGTCCCCAGTGTCCAGGTCCCAGTGATCCCCGAGGTGCCCAGCTACCCGGACACACCCAGCTACCCCGACACCACCCCCGTCTCCTCCACTACTGAGTTCACCAGCTCTGTGGAGGACTACACCGACCTGACCACCGTTGAGGTCACCGATGACCGTGGCACGTGGGGCATGACCCAGGCCCAGAGCGGGCTGGCCATTGCCGCCATTGTCATTGGCATCATTGCCCTGGCCTGTTCCCTGGCTGCCTGCAtctgctgttgctgctgcagGAAGAGGAGCCATGCGGTCCTGATGCAGATGAAGGCACCCAACGAGTGTTGAAGAGGCGGGCTGGAGGCGGAGCTGGGGGACAGTGGGACCACTGGAAGATCTGGGAATTTCATTGTTCCACCTCCACCCCTGGGTCCACAGAGCcatcccctgcttcctctctgctccccaagagaaaggctccccccccccccccactttttcctGACCTGCCTGGTTCTCCTATAGAGAACTACAGGAGAATCAGCTCTTTCAGGGCCTTCGTAACCACCAGGGAGATCGAACTGGCCATGGCAAAACCCCCCTGGGGTTTCTAATTCATGTCTAATTCACTCGAGAAGGCCcctctccacagcctcaccagcTCTCCTCCAAGAACAAGCTTCCCTGTGTCCACGGCCCTGCTGGCCTCTGTAGACTCCGTTCCCATGTCTGCTCACTTTGTGGGAATAGTtctccccggggggggggggcaactcCCCTCCCAGGTATGATGTAAGTTGATTCCCCTTCCttcgcttccccccccccccgcctgtggCATggctgtcccctgtcccctgaaATGAAAGGTCTCCCTCAGTGTTCTGCTCCTGAAGGCAGGGTGAGTTCTGTCCTCAAAGAAGGCTTCCACCCACTCAACTGGCTTCCTGAGAGTGGCCAAGCACCCTGGCTTTCGGATGCTGTGAAAGAGACAAGGAGGGACCATGTCGCTCAGTTCCTGTGGAGAGGGCCGCTGTCAACATCTCTCACGGGATCGTtatctggaaaaggaagaagggcacCAGTGCAATACGTCAGCCTCGTGGAGAATACTTCTGAACTGCAGACTTTGCTTTGAAAATTTTGGTCCCTTGGGGAATAAGATCATGTAGAGTGTCTGCcccctaaaaacatttaaaatcagcTTATTGGTACTGGATGGAGAAAGCACCCAGGTACCAGGGGGCCCTTATGTTCACCCCTagggtttttctcttttaactttttattgaagtatagcatACGTACAGAAACGTGGGAGAGTGATCATGTAGAGTTGGATGGATCTTCACAAGCAGTTCATACCCGTGTAATCAACATCCACATCAAGAAACAGAGTATCACTAGTATCTTCGATCCTGGGCTTTAACTGGAGAATACAGGCTTTTAGAGATGGGTCCCCATGAGCCAAGCCAGCCCCTCACTGTCCCTGCCAGCCAGCCCTTGCAAAGGCCCAGCTGCCAGGGGTGGCGGAGAGGATGTGGGTACATTCCGGCCTAGACAGCAGATGTTATTAGATCCCCACGCCCCAAGGCACCCAGGATGGCCAGGTTAGAGGCATCTCGACTGCAGAAGACCGCAAGCTGTCTGCTGCTGATCGGAGGCCCCTCTGCCCGGTCCTTTTATGGGCATACTATGCcttatatctgtttttaattttcactccCCATTTGAGGGAAGTGAAATAGTTCAGAGATGAGATCCTTTAATTGAAAAGCCAAGTGTAATGGAACCCGGTAATCCTGTTAGTGTGGTAAAATCCCCCATCAGTCAGCTAGACACGGACGTTCATCACATACAGCAGGCAACATCAGGGCATACAGAGAGGTCACGCTGGGTCAGGGGGCTCTCTGGGACTCCTTGTGCCTGTGGCCTGGTTATGAGAGTGGAGTTGTTTGGTCCGGGGTTATAATAGTCACATAAATGCCTGCCTTTGTCACCTTTCCTGCTCCACACACATTCACACTTGGTAAAGAAATTTTGCTCAGGGCAACTCACATCTTCGTCTGGACAACTGGTCTATCAGTTGAGAGGTAAAAACAGTGAAATGGAGAATTTCGGGTGCCTGTGTCTGCCCAGGAAAGAGCTGCAGCCAATGCTATCACGATTGGGAAACCCTGACTGGCTCTTACTAGTTTCCTCTGTAGCACAAGTCGAATGGGAAATCCCGCGAGGCCTTAGCAGCACGGTGCTACGAGGTTCCCAACAAAAAGGGTCCATGAAGGGATGTGCTAACTAGTACACTTAGTAGTGTTATACTCTCTGTCCCAGAGAGTCTGGGAGAGACAGGGCTTGTCAAAGGCAAAAGACATCTTCTCTCCAAGGTAAATCTGGGcctccaaaatgttttcaaaatatttatagcaactaGTGGACAGGTACTGACACTTGCCAGAGCCTGAAAGGAAGTGAGCCCAGAGCTTGGGGCATGGGCATCATTCCACTGATGGTGCTGCCCTATTCGATCCTGGGGCCATCAGGGGAAATGGCCTGCTTTCCTCCAGACAGGAAGCATGGTGTGGCACCGCCTCCGGTGTCTCGTTGTACGGTGCAAGTGGGCCAGAGATGgcagggaggtgaggaaggagtcATCTTCACCCAGTGTGTCCCCTTTACCTGACCCTCTGGCTTGCCTGTCCCTTTCTTTCATCAGAGTGGCTTGGATGGAGCCACTGGGCCTCCAATTCTTCGGCAGGCGTCTTGGCCTCTCTGCACCATGTTGTCTGGTCAGGAAGCTACCAGAAAAGCTGGGTGGAGTTTCCTTTCCCACAAGACATTGCATTTGCTCACTTCTCAGCGCTGGAGCGAGCTGCTTTGTCCCCCAAGGTTGAGGTAGGGCACAGAGTTCACTTTAATTTTTCACCTTGCCGGTACTAGCAGCTTCCATTAATGTTAATGTTGCAGGAAAGATAATAAAAGCCAGTTAGAACCACTGTTTAGCGACGATGCTTACTTAAGTGCGTAGATACCCTTTAAAGCACTTAAcgagcattttctttttaaacttcacaACACCCTTGTGCATAGGTACTACCGTTATCCCTTTGAAATGGGTCTAAAATCTCTTTCTTCCGCAACGTTATTCAGTGGGCTGTgggtttcctttctgtcttcaaaCTTTGTACGAGACCTTGTGGCCTGTCCTGCGCTTTCATCAGTCGAGAAAATGGGAGTCACTTTCCTGTTGCTTCTTATAGTCCCAGGCATGGGAACCTCATGTGGTAGTGTGTGGACCAGAAGCCTGGTCAATACAGGAAAACATGAGGTTCACCCGTCCCTTACAGAAAAAAGGCCCCTCTCATGGAAACTGTTGGggctgtgtgtgtgctctcttcctCTTTAGGAGTTAAGGGCGCAGCTCAGCAATCAGGACTCTTGATGGGCAACAACACAAGTTCACAACCCTTcagatgtcagtgcagagcagttTCAGGAATCTGTTTCCAAACTCAGGAAGCTTCCGGAGAGCAGACAGCTAGAGGTAACTAGGTAACTAGAGCCGGTAACCAGACGTTGGCTGTATCCCAGCCTTTAGCTACAAACCACTCCGAGCTCAGCCCACAGATCCTACGGTCAGAACCGAATCCAGGGTGCTGGGGAGGTGGTGGAGGGCTCGAGGAAGAAGCCATCACTGGGGTTCGGAGAGGGGAGCCGGGCGGGTGCTTCTCCGGGCCAGACTCCTCCCAGCCTGGATCTCTCCTTCACCTACGGAGAGCTCCTTCTCACCAACCTGTTGCCTTCATGCTGCATTCAACAGTAGATCATATTCGCCTCGCTTAGAGAATCACTGCAAATAATCCCAGGTGCTTGGTGATGCGTTTAGAGATTTCTAGGCCCCCAGGGTTTTATAGAGTGTGAGCCCTGGTGGGCAGGGTTGGGGGTCCAACTTCGCTGGACGCTGCCCGTAACAACCGTGGTGTACAGAATCAACAATAAATGGTATACACAGGACGCCTGTGCTCTCTATGGACGCCTTGGCTAAGGAATCTCACACCTGTTGATTCTACTCCCGTCACATGCGTGCAAGGCTGACCCAGACAGCCCCTGACAGAGAGTAGATTCCGAGCGGGGAAAAGGCCTTTCGAAAGTGAGGGGGAGCAAAAGTGGAGTAACAAATGCTATCTATAGGCCACTGTGGCTGGAAGGAGTCTTAAGAATAGGTTCAACCTGAAGAAAGTGAGATCCAAGGGGGAAATGAGTTTCCCATAGTCACCTAGTGAACTCAGCTGAGCTTGGACTGCCGCGGGTCCCCAGACCCCCAGACTGGAGGTTCTTCTATGTCACCAGAAAGGCCACGAAGTCCACTCAGCCTTCATTGaccgtgcacgtgcacacacacacgcacacgcacacacgcagaCTCAGGCGGACAGGGCTCTCCTGCACACCTCAGGACTCCTATCAGTGCTGAGCACCAGGCTCGGTGACAGCCTGTGGCCTGTCAGAAGACACTAGCTCCCTCCAACGTGTCCAGGTGTCCCCAGGACTCGTTCAGGTCTCCAGATTGCAGGGGCTGCCATAGTGGCTGGCACAGTGCTTCAGAGAGGAATGACTCTGCTGTTCCTTTATCCCGCTGCTATGCCCAATAAAGGAGCTTCACACTGTATTTTCCCAGGCCCTTTTTAGCTCTTAGATCCCTTCTGCCAGGTGTAAGCTTGTCCCAGGAAGCTGGACCTGAATGGGGGTCAATAGTGTGCTCGTTGTGCTTCAATGACTTGGGGCAACGCTTGTTGTCCTTCCTTCACCACTGGACCTGGCCTCTTAGACAAGTTTCTGGAGTTCTGGGTAATGGAAAAAGGGGTTAGAGTCTTTATCCCATTTCCCAGAAGGTCCCTAGAGTTCCTAATGCAAATctccccttcacacacacacatcagccCTCTACCACACCCATTCCACAGATGGGAATGCAAAGACTTGTAGAGATAAAATAACTTGTGTGAAGTCTGGTTAATTAGGTGAAGAACCAGGATTCCAACCCGGATCCACTGATGCCCAATTTCTCTTGTTCACCATGATATTGACAAATAGACAAACTCTCTTTCTGCAGATGAGTGTCAACGTGATAAGAACCTATTCAGAGCACAGGGCAGATTGGACTGTTCCCCTAGCCTGGCTGTGAGTCTTCTCCAGAGGTGTGCCCCCTTCATTCACCCCTTGGCCTCTGGCCATTCTTCCAATGTGCCATCTTGCCTCTGTCAGCCTGGGTGCTATGAAGGTGGGTGCTATGAAGGGCGGGTGCTTTGGAGGGTGGGAGCTATGAAGGGTGGGAGCTATGGAGGTCCACAGGTTTTCTCCCCTCTGACATGCTCCCATTTTCCTCCGCCAAAGTGTGGATTTGTAATATGTCTCtactgaaaaatgttttcttgctaCATTTTATCAGATGTTTGTGGTTTGGCTGATGaaatattagttaatatttgaaaaggaGTGAGATAAATATTAATACCATGCAATGAATTTTAAAGTCAACATTCTGCTTTGAATGGTAGACTGGACATTGAAAATCATCTGAGATTGCTTATCTGGGTCATGCCTTCACCCTGCATCCCTTAAAACATATacatgcttggggcgcctgggtggctcagtcggttaagcgtccgacttcggctcaggtcgtgatctcacagttcatgagttcgagccccgcatcgggctctgtgctgacagctcagagcctggagtctgtttcggattctgtgtctccctctctctctgcccctcccctgcccctcccctgttccatctctctcctttaaaaataaataaacattaaaaaaataaaaaaacatatatatgctcatatacaccccccacccccctcctcccctctccctcgccccctcccctcctccccctcccccccctcctcccacacacagTTTGCCTCATTCTGTAGCCCCTGGATGAACCTTTCCAAACAGGAAAACCACTGCCTCCCAAGGCAATGTCTTTCATCCTTGGCTAGCCCTGTGGTGAAAGCATGCCTCTCCATATTGGACCCAAATCCACCGCCTTCTATCTTCTCCCTTTTTAACCCAGAAAGGCTTTAGAAAGTTGGTTTatgaaacaaacagacaaaccaagGAACCAGCCCACAGCCCTCTTAGAATGTCTCCTGTCATTGATAGCCCAGCAGATGTCTGTGGCTGGCTGTTTGGCTGAGGTCAGGTTCCCAGCACTGGCCTGGCCCTTCACCAGGAGAGGATGTAGGCGTGGACCCCCGGTCCTAGTCCTCACCTCGGGATAGGCCTATTGGAAACTTTCTAGGGCCTAGTGGATGCCCTGGGGTCCTCCTGCAGGTGCCAGGCCTGGGATCTTAGCGAGATTTTGGCCTCAGTGTGGATCTGTCCATGGAAACAGTTCAGGGTTATTTTGTAATCTTTAGAGGCCTTGTGCCAGATTCTATTCTCCTGTCCTGTGACCCTGGTGACATTCCGGGAACACATAGGCCACGTGAGGGGAGGAACCACTGCCTGGAACTTTGATCCGCGCTGGCACTGCTGGGTTCATACTGATCACAGACCACACCAGACCCTTCCGCTCCACCGGAAGAGCCAGGGCGGCCGGTGTGCACCTGCTCAGCCCCTCACGGTAGGTCTCCTGGGGTCTGTGGGGACGTGGGAGGAATCTGGCCTCAGTCCCGGCTGTGGGGCACGAGAGGGGAAGGCCACTCTCCCAGGTTTCAGAGCCTGTCCCCAACTCCAGGCAGGCTGCACTATCCACGTCCTCTACCATGGGAGGAGAAGCCCCTGAAGTGCTCAGCCGGGTGCTCAGGTGCTGGCCTGAGGCAAGGCTTTCCTGAGATCAAGGTGACCCGGTCCCTGTGCTCTGGGGGCACATAGTGAACTGTGGGGATAAGCAGACAACCACATGCCCAGGTTTGTCTGGTTCCAGCCTCGCTTATGCCTTGTTAATGTCACCCTGGCATAATTATCCATAGCTCCTGTTTTAGTCCTGGCTTAGTTGATAAAGTCTATAGTCCCTCTAGGAATAAAATACGTATGTAGCTACcttttactgaacatttactgtTGCCCAGGTACTGtgttaaatgctttatatttactATCTAACTTACGCATTGAATACTAATTTTAACCCCGAGGGACGGGGTTATAATCATGCAGGGGAAAATGGAGGCTGGATGACCTGGCCAAGCCCACACAGCTTGTAGGTAGCAgtgtcagaatttgaacccaggtcacaGCCCCGGCAGAGCTCAGGTGCCCCCCGGCTCCACTAAGCAGCAGGAACATAAGGCGTGATGTACAGGGTTCCACGAGCCACAGACACTTGTGGTTCAATTCAGCACACAGCACCTCGCCCGGGCTCAGCTCGGTGCTGGGGGCGCTCCGTCAGGTTGGACCCGCTGCAGAGGACAGAAGCCCAGCCCCCTGAGGCTCACAGTCAGATGGCTGTAAGTGATCAGAATGTAGAGCAGAGGAACGCAAGCGTTCCACCGAGGACGGGAATGGCCTGTGGGATCCCCAGGAGATGCAgtcaaggagggcttcctggaggaggtgtgaCTTGCACGGGCTGGGGGTGCAGGCAGGATGGGGAGTCTTGGGGGCATTCTAAAATGGAAAAGGCTGTAGAAGCAGGAGTTAGAGGTGGCACCCTGTGGAAAGCGTTCGAGGAAACACCGTGCTCAGTTCACAACTTGTCTGATTTCACAAGGCTGGCTATCTTTAAGAACACCATGGCAGCTGGGAGATGGGCTCTTCCAGGCTTTTGCAGTGTAATtgcaaggagggagagaaatcaaGGGAGCCCATTATGTGTTTGGAACTGTGCTGTGTGTTTTACAGGATGACctgaatttttataacttttgacCTTATTTCAAAAGCCACTGGTTTGTTATATTTTTAGAATGTAAAACATATATgataaaagcaaaaggaaaaaagtaaaatcccACAGTTCTATTTTTCAAAGATTACCCCAGCAAATACTTGGTGTACAATCTGAACTTTAGGGGCCCACGGAGAGTCACTTCATTGACATAAAGATGTGGGTTGAAAGGCGCTGATGCTGAATAACAAAAGAAGCCCCCTATTATCTCTCAGGAAGCTTCAAGGGTTTTTGGAGCTGTGTCAAGAACCAGGATAAAGAGagcaaatgtatatttcttttttgttttttaatttttatttatttttgagagagagagagagagagagacagagtgagagtagggcaggggcagagagagagagggagacacggaatccgaagcaggctcccggctctgagttgttagcacagagcctgacacagggcttgaactcacaaacccatgagatcatgacctgagctgaagtcagacactcaactgactgagccacccaggtgcccccaatttttttaagtgtattttttttttttgagagagagagagagaaagaaacacaagtgggaaaggggcagagagagacagagacacggcatctgaagcaggctccaggttcagagctgtcagcacagaggccgacccAGGGCACGAACcacaaatgtatatttcttatatCACCATGTCACTTATCTTACGTCATTACCAGTTCTCTTACG
This genomic stretch from Acinonyx jubatus isolate Ajub_Pintada_27869175 chromosome C2, VMU_Ajub_asm_v1.0, whole genome shotgun sequence harbors:
- the LRRC15 gene encoding leucine-rich repeat-containing protein 15; the protein is MSLKHYLLLLVGCQAWSAGLAYYGCPTECTCSRASQVECTGARIVAVPTPLPWNAMSLQILNTHITELNESPFLNISALIALRIEKNELSHIMPGAFRSLGSLRYLSLANNKLQVLPIGLFQGLDNLESLLLSSNQLVQIQPAHFSQFSNLKELQLHGNHLEYIPDGVFDHLVGLTKLNLGKNSLTHLSPRVFQHLGNLQVLRLYENRLSEIPMGTFDGCGNLQELALQQNQIGMLSPGLFHNNRNLQKLYLSNNHISQLPPGIFMQLPQLNRLTLFGNSLKELSPGIFGPMHNLRELWLYDNHITSLPDNVFSNLRQLQVLILSRNQINYISPDAFNGLVELRELSLHTNALQELDGSVFRMLVNLQNISLQNNRLRQLPGNIFANVNGLMTIQLQNNQLENLPMGIFDHLGHLCELRLYDNPWRCDSDILPLRSWLLLNKPRLGTDTLPVCFSPPSVRGQSLIIVSVSAAVPSVQVPVIPEVPSYPDTPSYPDTTPVSSTTEFTSSVEDYTDLTTVEVTDDRGTWGMTQAQSGLAIAAIVIGIIALACSLAACICCCCCRKRSHAVLMQMKAPNEC